The following are encoded together in the Lactuca sativa cultivar Salinas chromosome 1, Lsat_Salinas_v11, whole genome shotgun sequence genome:
- the LOC111915230 gene encoding pentatricopeptide repeat-containing protein At2g26790, mitochondrial — protein MWPPFIRLGSCCNLVKSTRNLRWKSVRLLAYTTCSDYSGSSSDTNVLCHPYEKLGKFKVAATLDQSKRERNSALLFARQLKVFGFKHDVESYMAIIRLLCHSGMGVRLNHLFMYVIDQNINRERVAFEISDLLEALIEEKLIKAVDVLVKVYASVGRFEEAMHTLSEMRSRGGLMVSTSTCNFVLKELIEWEKEHMVESVYRELKRIGLIPNVYTYEILIKGRLSMGRLEKAWNVFAQMREAGVKPNAFIIAFQTLKAFRDLNEPVDVFAYTCVIRGFVREGKIQDAEDVLLNDMKIREVVPDADCYGALILEYLKKGDTAKTFDLCDEMKSRLGIKADYVLMRCMIQYLCGVGSLDEALSFFKEFMQKSSKVFIDGVTFDLAIDAACKLGRMEDAMELVEEGMKGRKMKLWKMHYMTLIDGYCLRGEPWNALYMFQEMMRNGFRPDSTTCHVLARGFQGCGVSLPLYMLFKHTC, from the exons ATGTGGCCTCCTTTTATCCGGTTGGGTTCTTGCTGTAATTTGGTAAAAAGTACCAGGAATCTCCGTTGGAAATCTGTTAGATTGCTTGCCTATACAACATGCTCCGACTATTCAGGCTCATCTTCGGATACCAATGTGTTATGTCATCCGTATGAAAAACTCGGTAAGTTTAAGGTAGCTGCAACCCTAGACCAATCGAAGAGAGAACGGAACAGTGCGTTGTTATTTGCCCGTCAATTGAAAGTGTTTGGTTTTAAACATGATGTTGAAAGTTACATGGCAATCATTCGATTACTGTGTCATTCGGGTATGGGTGTAAGGTTAAATCATTTGTTTATGTATGTCATTGATCAGAACATAAACAGGGAACGTGTTGCTTTTGAAATCTCCGATCTTTTAGAAGCGTTGATAGAGGAAAAATTAATAAAAGCTGTGGATGTGTTGGTTAAGGTGTATGCAAGTGTTGGAAGGTTTGAGGAGGCGATGCACACCTTGTCAGAGATGAGAAGTAGGGGTGGACTTATGGTGTCAACATCAACATGTAATTTTGTATTAAAAGAGTTGATCGAGTGGGAGAAAGAGCATATGGTAGAGTCGGTTTACAGAGAACTGAAGAGGATTGGGTTGATTCCGAATGTGTATACATATGAGATTCTGATTAAAGGACGTTTAAGTATGGGTCGTCTGGAAAAAGCTTGGAATGTATTTGCACAAATGAGAGAGGCTGGAGTCAAACCTAATGCTTTCATTATCG CCTTTCAGACGCTAAAGGCTTTCAGGGACTTGAATGAGCCAGTTGATGTTTTTGCATATACTTGTGTCATTCGTGGTTTTGTAAGAGAGGGGAAGATACAAGATGCAGAAGATGTGCTACTTAATGACATGAAGATTAGAGAAGTTGTCCCTGATGCAGATTGTTATGGCGCATTAATTCTAGAGTATTTAAAGAAAGGGGACACTGCTAAGACATTTGATCTCTGTGATGAAATGAAATCAAGACTAGGTATCAAAGCCGATTATGTGCTTATGAGGTGCATGATACAATACTTGTGTGGTGTGGGAAGCCTTGATGAAGCTCTATCTTTTTTTAAGGAATTCAtgcaaaaatcatcaaaggttTTCATTGATGGAGTCACGTTTGATCTTGCGATTGATGCTGCATGTAAACTAGGAAGAATGGAAGATGCGATGGAGTTGGTAGAAGAAGGGATGAAAGGTAGGAAAATGAAGCTTTGGAAAATGCATTATATGACTTTGATTGATGGGTATTGTCTACGAGGGGAACCTTGGAATGCATTATACATGTTTCAGGAAATGATGCGTAACGGGTTTAGACCAGATTCCACCACTTGTCATGTGCTTGCTCGTGGCTTCCAAGGATGCGGCGTTTCCCTTCCTCTCTACATGTTATTCAAGCATACATGTTAA